A genome region from Sphingorhabdus sp. SMR4y includes the following:
- the hppD gene encoding 4-hydroxyphenylpyruvate dioxygenase codes for MADLFENPVGLDGFEFVEFCAPEKGVLEPVFEVMGFTRIAQHRSKDVHLWRQGGINLIINYEPKSAAWYFAREHGPSACGMAFRVKDARKAYAYLLDKGAEPVNVETGPMELRIPAIRGIGGAILYLVDRYEGGERGENLSIYDIDFEYLPGVDRHPVGAGFQIIDHLTHNVYGGRMKYWADYYESLFNFREIRFFDIKGEYTGLTSKALTAPDGKIRIPLNEEGEGGKGQIEEFLREFNGEGIQHIALICDDLVACWDRLKELGVPFMTAPPNTYYEMLDGRLPGHGEDVDALQTRGILLDGTTEGGEPRLLLQIFAEAQVGPVFFEFIQRKGDDGFGEGNFKALFESIERDQVSRGVLNVEEPA; via the coding sequence GTGGCTGATCTGTTTGAAAATCCCGTCGGTCTCGACGGCTTTGAATTTGTCGAATTCTGCGCGCCGGAAAAGGGCGTGCTCGAACCGGTGTTCGAAGTCATGGGCTTCACCCGCATCGCCCAGCATCGCAGCAAGGATGTCCATCTGTGGCGGCAGGGCGGCATCAATCTGATCATCAACTATGAGCCCAAGTCGGCGGCCTGGTATTTTGCCCGCGAGCACGGACCATCGGCCTGCGGCATGGCGTTCCGGGTGAAGGACGCGCGCAAGGCTTATGCCTATCTGCTCGACAAGGGCGCCGAGCCGGTCAATGTCGAAACCGGCCCGATGGAATTGCGCATCCCGGCGATCCGCGGCATCGGCGGCGCGATTCTCTATCTGGTCGACCGCTACGAGGGCGGCGAACGCGGCGAGAATCTGTCGATCTACGATATCGACTTCGAATATCTGCCCGGTGTTGATCGCCATCCTGTGGGTGCGGGGTTCCAGATCATCGATCACCTGACCCACAATGTCTACGGCGGCCGGATGAAATATTGGGCGGACTATTACGAGAGTCTGTTCAACTTCCGCGAAATCCGTTTCTTCGACATCAAGGGCGAATATACCGGCCTGACCTCCAAGGCGCTGACCGCGCCGGATGGCAAGATCCGCATTCCGCTGAATGAAGAAGGCGAAGGTGGCAAGGGCCAGATCGAGGAATTTCTGCGCGAGTTCAACGGCGAGGGCATCCAGCATATCGCATTGATCTGTGACGATCTGGTCGCCTGCTGGGACCGGCTGAAAGAACTCGGCGTGCCGTTCATGACCGCGCCGCCGAACACCTATTACGAGATGCTCGACGGGCGCCTCCCCGGCCATGGCGAGGATGTCGATGCGCTGCAGACCCGCGGCATCTTGCTCGACGGCACCACCGAAGGCGGAGAACCCCGCCTGCTGCTGCAGATTTTTGCCGAAGCGCAGGTCGGACCGGTTTTCTTTGAATTCATCCAGCGCAAGGGCGATGACGGCTTTGGCGAGGGGAATTTCAAGGCCCTGTTCGAAAGCATCGAACGCGACCAGGTATCGCGCGGGGTGCTCAACGTAGAGGAGCCTGCCTGA
- a CDS encoding error-prone DNA polymerase has product MTTFAELAASTHYSFLRGASSPADMVLQAMALGMTGIGIADRNSVAGVVRAHAALRRAHEDAAEEGLVLPDFKLIVGSRLVFADETPEVIVYPRNRRGWGRLTRLLSTGNLRAEKGDCFLYAADLLKWCDEDWALIILPEAPASGRGTVSQSAATADGGGAAGGRVSAKRPLHHPSDGPPPHAAHGEDIFGQLRSRTPHIWLGAAMPRSGPDKRYLARLHGLSQATGIPLIATNDPLYATPEQRPLHDILTCIGEKTTIPKAGRLLAANAERFLKPPAEMARLFRDHPEAIAETQRLLGLVDFTLDELSYHYPDEPVPEGWTPQGWLAHLTWTAAHDRHGETLPERLRAKVEEELRLIEKMKYAPYFLTVHDIVKFAQDQGILCQGRGSAANSAVCYLLGITSADPMEHDLLFSRFISEERREPPDIDVDFEHERREEVIQYIYARYGRHRAGIAATVIHYRSRSAIREVGKALGLSEDITSRLSSTVWGSHGGKQPDKRFAETGLDPDNPEIRRLGDLVQQILQFPRHLSQHVGGFVLTQDRLDETVPIHNAAMDERTFIEWDKNDIDTLGLMKVDILALGMLTCIRKAFDMLNALEGRREGPCSALDAEPCMEVSDRRPGLRIKYGAQAFTLQNVPHEDPATYDMLCKGDSIGVFQVESRAQINMLPRLKPREFYDLVIQVAIVRPGPIEGEMVHPYLRRRSGVEKVTLPSPAPPHDPDELQSVLGRTFGVPLFQEQAMKLAIVAADFSPGDANKLRRAMATFRNVGTIHHFEAKMITGMTAKGYDRDFAERCYKQIQGFGSYGFPESHAISFARLVYVSSWIKCHHPAVFAAALLNSQPMGFYAPGQLVRDAREHGVEVREPDVNFSDWDNRVEVEEQGISKDPFGLSSSKPLASVSGGGLRQAQDERRSTSSPSLRIGLRQIDGFRETWAEQIVAARPFRTIEELAHKADLPARALRLLADADACRSLGLDRRQALWEVRRTPVNTLPLFEAAEAKELGREQDAHLPAMTKGEHVVADYQSVRLSLKGHPMEFLRERLREIGVLSCAELARAKNGSQAKVAGVVLIRQRPGKGNAVFITLEDESGVANLLLWASRFEKMRRPVMAARLMLATGEVQRSVEGVTHLMTSRVEDYSFMLDEITARDQPDMPMARADEVRRPVYRNEDRWAARQQEQATGPQPAYPRHGHPRNVRILPKSRDFH; this is encoded by the coding sequence ATGACGACCTTTGCCGAACTCGCCGCCTCCACCCATTACAGCTTCCTGCGCGGCGCCTCGTCCCCCGCCGACATGGTGCTGCAGGCGATGGCGCTGGGGATGACCGGCATCGGGATTGCCGACCGCAACAGCGTCGCCGGTGTCGTGCGCGCGCACGCCGCGCTGCGCCGGGCGCATGAGGATGCGGCGGAGGAAGGGCTGGTGCTGCCGGATTTCAAACTGATCGTCGGGTCGCGGCTGGTCTTTGCCGACGAGACGCCGGAAGTGATTGTCTATCCCCGCAACCGGCGCGGCTGGGGGCGGCTGACGCGGCTGCTCTCAACCGGCAATTTGCGGGCGGAAAAAGGGGATTGTTTTCTCTATGCGGCGGATTTGCTGAAATGGTGCGACGAGGACTGGGCGCTGATCATCCTCCCTGAAGCGCCAGCTTCGGGGAGGGGGACCGTCAGCCAGAGCGCAGCGACGGCTGATGGGGGAGGGGCCGCCGGCGGGAGAGTTTCTGCGAAGCGGCCCCTCCACCATCCTTCGGATGGTCCCCCTCCCCATGCTGCGCACGGGGAGGATATATTTGGGCAGCTCCGCTCCCGCACCCCTCATATCTGGCTCGGTGCGGCCATGCCGCGCTCGGGGCCGGACAAGCGCTATCTCGCCAGATTGCACGGCCTCTCCCAGGCGACCGGCATTCCGCTTATCGCCACCAATGACCCGCTCTATGCAACGCCGGAACAGCGCCCGCTGCACGACATTCTCACCTGCATCGGCGAAAAGACGACGATCCCCAAGGCGGGCCGCCTGCTCGCCGCCAATGCCGAACGGTTTCTCAAGCCCCCAGCAGAAATGGCGCGCCTGTTCCGCGATCATCCCGAAGCGATTGCCGAGACGCAAAGACTGCTCGGCTTGGTCGATTTCACGCTCGACGAACTCAGCTATCATTATCCCGACGAACCAGTGCCGGAAGGCTGGACGCCGCAGGGCTGGCTTGCGCATCTGACCTGGACCGCCGCCCATGATCGGCATGGCGAGACCCTGCCCGAACGGTTGCGCGCCAAGGTCGAGGAGGAATTGCGGCTGATCGAAAAGATGAAATATGCGCCCTATTTCCTGACCGTCCACGACATCGTCAAATTTGCCCAGGATCAGGGCATACTCTGCCAGGGGCGCGGGTCGGCGGCGAACAGCGCGGTCTGCTATCTGCTCGGCATCACCTCGGCCGATCCGATGGAACATGACCTGCTCTTCTCGCGCTTCATCTCGGAAGAGCGCCGCGAGCCGCCGGATATCGACGTCGATTTCGAACATGAACGGCGCGAGGAAGTGATTCAATATATCTATGCGCGCTATGGCCGCCACCGCGCCGGGATTGCCGCAACCGTGATCCATTACCGCTCGCGCAGCGCGATCCGCGAGGTTGGCAAGGCGCTCGGCCTCTCGGAGGATATCACCAGCCGCCTGTCCAGCACCGTCTGGGGCAGCCACGGCGGCAAACAGCCCGACAAGCGCTTTGCCGAAACCGGGCTCGACCCGGACAATCCGGAGATCCGGCGGCTCGGCGATCTGGTGCAGCAGATCCTGCAATTTCCCCGCCACCTGTCGCAGCATGTCGGCGGCTTCGTGCTGACCCAGGACCGGCTCGACGAGACCGTGCCGATCCACAATGCGGCGATGGACGAGCGCACGTTCATCGAGTGGGACAAGAATGATATCGACACGCTCGGCCTGATGAAGGTCGACATATTGGCGCTCGGCATGCTGACCTGCATCCGCAAGGCGTTTGATATGCTTAATGCATTAGAGGGGCGTAGGGAGGGACCGTGCTCCGCACTTGATGCGGAGCCCTGCATGGAGGTCAGCGATCGCCGCCCCGGGCTCCGCATCAAGTACGGAGCACAAGCCTTCACCTTGCAAAACGTCCCCCACGAAGACCCCGCGACCTATGACATGCTGTGCAAGGGCGACAGTATCGGCGTGTTCCAGGTCGAGAGCCGGGCCCAGATCAACATGCTGCCGCGACTGAAACCGCGCGAATTTTATGATCTGGTGATCCAGGTGGCGATTGTCCGGCCGGGGCCGATCGAGGGCGAAATGGTCCATCCCTATCTGCGGCGGCGTTCGGGCGTGGAAAAGGTGACCCTGCCCTCGCCCGCCCCGCCGCATGATCCGGACGAGCTGCAGTCCGTACTCGGCCGGACCTTTGGCGTGCCCCTGTTCCAGGAACAGGCGATGAAGCTGGCGATCGTCGCCGCCGATTTCTCCCCCGGCGACGCCAACAAGCTGCGCCGGGCGATGGCGACCTTTCGCAATGTCGGCACGATCCACCATTTCGAGGCGAAGATGATCACCGGCATGACCGCCAAGGGCTATGACCGGGATTTCGCCGAACGCTGCTACAAGCAGATCCAGGGCTTTGGCAGCTATGGCTTTCCGGAAAGCCACGCGATCAGCTTTGCCCGGCTGGTCTATGTCTCGAGCTGGATCAAATGCCACCACCCGGCGGTGTTCGCCGCGGCTTTGCTCAATTCGCAGCCGATGGGTTTCTATGCGCCGGGCCAGCTCGTCCGCGACGCGCGCGAACACGGGGTGGAGGTGCGGGAGCCGGATGTGAATTTCAGTGACTGGGACAATCGGGTAGAGGTTGAGGAGCAGGGGATTTCAAAAGATCCGTTCGGGCTGAGCTCGTCGAAGCCCCTGGCCAGCGTGTCCGGAGGGGGCCTTCGACAGGCTCAGGACGAACGGCGTTCCACTTCCTCCCCTTCCCTCCGCATCGGTCTGCGCCAGATCGACGGGTTTCGCGAAACCTGGGCCGAACAGATTGTCGCCGCGCGGCCGTTTCGCACGATCGAGGAGCTGGCCCACAAGGCCGACCTGCCGGCGCGGGCGCTGCGCCTGCTCGCCGATGCCGATGCCTGCCGGTCGCTGGGGCTGGACCGGCGGCAGGCGCTGTGGGAAGTGCGCCGCACGCCGGTCAATACGCTGCCGCTGTTCGAGGCGGCAGAGGCCAAGGAACTGGGTCGGGAACAAGACGCACATCTCCCCGCCATGACCAAGGGTGAACATGTGGTGGCCGACTATCAGAGCGTCCGCCTGTCGCTGAAAGGCCATCCGATGGAATTTCTGCGCGAGCGCTTGCGGGAAATCGGCGTGCTCAGCTGCGCGGAACTGGCGCGAGCCAAGAACGGCTCGCAGGCGAAGGTCGCCGGCGTTGTTTTGATCCGTCAGCGGCCCGGCAAGGGCAATGCGGTGTTCATCACGCTGGAGGATGAAAGCGGGGTCGCCAATCTGCTGCTCTGGGCCAGCCGCTTTGAAAAAATGCGCCGTCCGGTGATGGCGGCGCGGCTGATGCTCGCCACCGGAGAGGTGCAGCGCAGCGTCGAGGGCGTGACCCATTTGATGACCAGCCGGGTCGAGGATTATAGCTTCATGCTCGACGAGATTACCGCCCGCGACCAACCGGATATGCCGATGGCCCGCGCCGACGAGGTCAGGCGCCCGGTCTATCGCAACGAGGACCGCTGGGCAGCCCGGCAGCAAGAGCAGGCGACAGGACCGCAGCCCGCCTATCCCCGCCACGGCCATCCACGCAATGTCCGGATATTACCCAAGTCGCGGGATTTTCATTGA
- a CDS encoding Y-family DNA polymerase, whose product MKSSASSQAGSQRRKARRILALSLPWLPSERIIRAHGPPDHPFVLTEKIRGAMVIMAADRQAVSLGLGTGMKLADARARVPDLLAFDHQPLADADLLSRLAEACERYTPMVAVEPPHALILDITGAAHLHGDEERLAQDAEDRLDAAGYSSHWALAGTPDAAMALARHGLKEGAEAQLPVAALAMDAKTHQSLERAGLYRIGDLAERPRANLAARFGMDLTLRLDRILGLEDRPIDPLRRIGNIVTERRFAEPLTHIDAALACLSELFAEAAERLNERGQGARMIRMMLFRCDGDVARLGLETGAPTRDAALFQRLLRERIAALNDELNPGFGYDLIRLSITASEALAPQQLRLEGGEDRRGDEVALVSQLSTRLGRDRVQKFAPADSHIPEQGLLALPALNAPPPVPWKRQSPDNPPMRPLHMFDPPQRVQVIAEVPDGPPYRFTWRRKSHQVMRYEGPERIASEWWQRKDGQQPGKGGLTRDYYRVEDARGRRYWLFRHGLYGEEKANPDWYMHGLFA is encoded by the coding sequence ATCAAGTCTTCCGCGAGCAGCCAAGCGGGCAGCCAGAGGAGAAAGGCGCGCCGGATACTGGCGCTGTCCCTGCCCTGGCTGCCGTCCGAACGGATCATCAGGGCACACGGGCCGCCTGACCATCCCTTCGTGCTCACCGAGAAAATCCGCGGCGCGATGGTGATCATGGCAGCCGACCGGCAGGCCGTGTCCCTGGGCCTGGGCACGGGCATGAAGCTCGCCGACGCGCGGGCGCGGGTGCCCGATCTGCTCGCCTTCGACCATCAGCCGCTGGCCGACGCCGACCTGCTGTCGCGGCTGGCCGAGGCCTGCGAGCGCTACACGCCGATGGTCGCGGTCGAGCCGCCGCATGCGCTGATCCTCGATATCACCGGCGCGGCGCATCTTCACGGTGATGAGGAAAGGCTGGCGCAGGATGCCGAGGACCGGCTCGACGCGGCAGGCTATAGCAGCCACTGGGCGCTCGCTGGCACGCCGGACGCGGCGATGGCGCTGGCCCGGCATGGCCTGAAGGAAGGCGCGGAGGCGCAGCTGCCGGTGGCGGCGCTGGCGATGGACGCAAAGACCCACCAGTCGCTGGAACGGGCGGGGCTGTACAGGATCGGCGATCTGGCCGAGCGGCCGCGCGCCAATCTGGCAGCGCGCTTCGGGATGGACCTGACGCTCCGGCTCGACCGGATATTGGGGCTGGAGGACCGGCCGATCGATCCGCTGCGCCGGATCGGCAATATCGTTACCGAGCGCCGTTTTGCCGAGCCGCTGACCCATATTGATGCCGCGCTTGCCTGTCTGTCGGAACTGTTTGCCGAGGCCGCCGAACGGCTCAACGAGCGCGGCCAGGGCGCGCGGATGATCCGGATGATGCTGTTCCGCTGCGATGGCGATGTCGCGCGGCTCGGGCTGGAGACCGGCGCGCCAACCCGCGATGCGGCCCTGTTCCAGCGGCTGCTGCGTGAACGGATCGCCGCGCTCAACGACGAACTCAATCCGGGCTTCGGCTATGACCTGATCCGGCTGAGCATCACCGCTTCGGAGGCGCTGGCACCCCAGCAGTTGCGGCTCGAGGGTGGCGAGGACCGGCGCGGCGATGAAGTTGCTCTAGTCAGCCAGCTCAGCACGAGGCTCGGTCGCGACCGGGTGCAGAAATTTGCCCCCGCCGACAGCCATATCCCGGAACAGGGCCTGCTCGCCCTACCCGCGCTCAACGCCCCGCCGCCGGTGCCGTGGAAGCGGCAGTCTCCCGACAATCCGCCGATGCGCCCCTTGCACATGTTCGACCCGCCGCAGCGCGTCCAGGTGATCGCCGAGGTCCCCGACGGCCCGCCCTATCGCTTCACCTGGCGGCGCAAGAGCCATCAGGTGATGCGCTATGAAGGGCCGGAGCGGATCGCCTCGGAATGGTGGCAGCGCAAGGACGGGCAACAGCCGGGCAAGGGCGGCCTGACCCGCGACTATTACCGCGTCGAGGACGCCCGCGGCCGGCGCTACTGGCTGTTCCGGCACGGGCTTTATGGCGAGGAGAAAGCGAACCCGGACTGGTATATGCATGGGCTGTTTGCGTGA
- a CDS encoding ImuA family protein has translation MNNIDSDSGGGCRALPDRPSTAPAALPAKASALRARLAKILAASGVRTAEDDGAPLHFGFGVERIDAALRGNAGADGLPRAALHELHAENRDDRTSAAAMALLMAQRCRNLDQEKRPVLWISESSEARRQGRLYPPGLAELGIDPDNILHVDAPDAIAALRAAADGVQSSAMATVIIELAGKKPRGLDLTATRRLSLSAQKSGTLSLILRSGSDPDNPLPTAAFSRWSVAAAPSLALEANAPGHPAFDINLLRHRSGLYGLSARLEWNRDDQVFREQPSGQPEEKGAPDTGAVPALAAVRTDHQGTRAA, from the coding sequence ATGAACAATATCGATTCGGATTCGGGCGGGGGCTGCAGGGCTTTACCCGACAGACCCTCTACTGCGCCAGCGGCGCTACCAGCGAAGGCTTCTGCCTTGCGGGCGCGGCTGGCCAAAATCCTGGCAGCGTCCGGGGTCAGAACCGCGGAAGATGACGGAGCGCCGTTGCATTTCGGTTTCGGGGTCGAACGGATCGACGCCGCCTTGCGCGGCAATGCCGGAGCCGATGGCCTGCCGCGTGCGGCGCTGCACGAACTGCACGCAGAGAACAGGGATGACCGGACCAGTGCCGCGGCGATGGCGCTGCTGATGGCGCAGCGGTGCCGGAATCTGGATCAGGAGAAGCGCCCCGTCCTGTGGATCAGCGAAAGCAGCGAAGCGAGACGGCAGGGCCGGCTCTACCCGCCGGGACTGGCGGAGCTGGGCATCGATCCGGACAATATCCTCCATGTCGATGCACCGGATGCTATCGCGGCGCTGCGCGCGGCGGCCGACGGGGTGCAATCCTCGGCCATGGCGACGGTGATCATCGAACTGGCGGGCAAGAAACCCAGGGGCCTCGACCTGACCGCCACCCGCCGCCTGTCGCTGTCGGCGCAGAAGTCCGGTACCCTCAGCCTGATCCTGCGCTCCGGCAGCGATCCCGACAATCCTCTGCCGACCGCTGCCTTCAGCCGCTGGTCAGTGGCCGCGGCGCCGTCGCTCGCGCTCGAAGCCAATGCTCCGGGCCATCCTGCTTTCGACATCAATCTGCTGCGCCACCGCAGCGGTCTTTACGGGCTGAGCGCCCGACTGGAGTGGAACCGTGACGATCAAGTCTTCCGCGAGCAGCCAAGCGGGCAGCCAGAGGAGAAAGGCGCGCCGGATACTGGCGCTGTCCCTGCCCTGGCTGCCGTCCGAACGGATCATCAGGGCACACGGGCCGCCTGA
- a CDS encoding Dps family protein, whose protein sequence is MTATIKSAELREMKSDIKKADRATMAEKLGKALASTYVLYQKTQAVHWNVTGPQFHGVHKLTEAQYEDLAASIDEIAERIRALGAKTPVGLSTYIENSVIKDQVEYGDVESMLKQLSDDTLTVADQMRDFVKTAEEADDVFTADLLTARIGVMEESSWMLSASI, encoded by the coding sequence ATGACAGCAACGATCAAATCCGCAGAACTCCGCGAGATGAAAAGCGATATCAAAAAAGCCGACCGCGCCACCATGGCAGAGAAGCTGGGCAAGGCGCTGGCCTCCACCTATGTGCTGTACCAGAAGACGCAGGCGGTGCACTGGAATGTGACCGGCCCGCAATTTCACGGTGTCCACAAGCTGACCGAAGCCCAATATGAAGATCTGGCCGCCTCGATCGATGAAATTGCCGAAAGGATCCGGGCGCTCGGCGCGAAAACGCCGGTCGGGCTTTCCACCTATATCGAGAATAGCGTGATCAAGGATCAGGTCGAATATGGCGACGTCGAATCCATGCTCAAGCAGCTGTCCGACGACACGCTCACTGTGGCCGACCAGATGCGCGACTTTGTCAAAACGGCCGAAGAGGCAGACGATGTTTTCACGGCAGATCTGCTGACTGCACGGATCGGCGTGATGGAAGAATCATCATGGATGCTGTCGGCCAGCATATAG
- a CDS encoding type 1 glutamine amidotransferase domain-containing protein: MTKISDAKIAILATDGFEKSELFEPKKQLADAGADVTIVSLESGSIKSWDEKDWGESIDVDITVDQASEGDFDALVLPGGQMNPDILRVEDKAVDFVKAFFNAGKPVAAICHAPWLLIEADLVQGRKVTGYPSIKTDLINAGARFEDSEVVVDNGLITSRNPGDLDAFCSKIIEEVREGIHNRTKKAA, encoded by the coding sequence ATGACAAAGATTTCCGACGCAAAAATAGCCATTCTCGCCACAGACGGGTTTGAAAAATCCGAACTGTTCGAACCGAAGAAGCAGCTTGCCGACGCCGGCGCAGATGTCACGATCGTGTCGCTGGAAAGCGGCTCGATCAAAAGCTGGGATGAAAAGGACTGGGGCGAAAGCATCGATGTCGATATCACCGTCGACCAGGCCAGCGAAGGCGATTTTGATGCGCTGGTGCTGCCCGGCGGTCAGATGAACCCGGACATCCTGCGGGTCGAGGATAAGGCGGTCGATTTTGTGAAAGCCTTTTTCAATGCCGGCAAACCGGTTGCCGCAATCTGCCACGCGCCATGGCTGCTGATCGAGGCGGATCTGGTGCAGGGCCGCAAGGTCACCGGCTATCCATCGATCAAGACCGACCTGATCAATGCCGGCGCGCGATTTGAGGATAGCGAAGTGGTGGTCGACAACGGCCTGATTACCTCGCGCAATCCTGGCGACCTCGACGCATTCTGCAGCAAGATCATCGAGGAAGTCCGGGAAGGCATCCACAACCGGACGAAAAAGGCGGCCTGA
- the ribH gene encoding 6,7-dimethyl-8-ribityllumazine synthase produces the protein MAKFLIVEARFYDHLNDMLIEGATDALKAAGHEHEIITVPGALEIPGAISMAIDANQYDGFVAIGVVIRGETYHFEIVAGESARGIMALSMDGAAVGNGIITTENEEQALARADKTRKNKGGEAAQAAIAMYELGLKFSS, from the coding sequence ATGGCAAAATTCCTGATCGTCGAAGCGCGTTTCTACGACCATCTCAACGACATGCTGATCGAGGGCGCGACCGATGCGCTCAAGGCGGCGGGACACGAGCACGAGATCATCACCGTCCCCGGTGCACTGGAAATTCCCGGCGCGATCTCGATGGCCATAGACGCCAACCAATATGACGGCTTTGTCGCCATCGGCGTGGTGATCCGCGGCGAGACCTATCATTTCGAGATTGTCGCCGGCGAAAGCGCCCGCGGGATCATGGCGCTGTCGATGGACGGTGCAGCGGTCGGCAATGGCATCATCACGACAGAGAATGAGGAACAGGCGCTGGCCCGTGCGGACAAGACGCGCAAGAACAAGGGCGGCGAGGCTGCCCAGGCGGCGATAGCGATGTATGAACTGGGATTGAAATTCAGCTCCTAG
- the ribB gene encoding 3,4-dihydroxy-2-butanone-4-phosphate synthase has translation MSKILIEKLVALIESGEETRAGLARAAGLHANSLRSLGQEDWNPTAETLGKLETYLARGGSGVMASAEEIINEARNGRMYILVDDEDRENEGDLIIPAQMATPDAINFMAKYGRGLICLAMTRDRVEELGLDMMSQNNRGAYETAFTISIEARDGVTTGISAADRARTVAVAIDRTKGKEEIVTPGHVFPLQARNGGVLVRAGHTEAAVDVSRLAGLNPSGVICEIMKDDGEMARLDDLIEFAQHHGMKIGTIRDLIAYRLRHDHLTERRAEARFTSRWGGEWNAITYYNMATESEQIVLQKGHVDPDQPTLVRMHATTMFPDMFAQDTGRPSMIEESMKIIGKEGAGVIVFINPRQPDFFSQQVRSLAGVKPPPMDQQRDYGVGAQILSELGVHDMELLTNTSHDLVGLDAYGLRIVGQRAVPAIDSDTADKELENA, from the coding sequence ATGAGCAAGATCCTGATCGAAAAACTGGTCGCCCTGATTGAATCCGGCGAGGAGACGCGGGCCGGGCTGGCGCGGGCGGCTGGCCTTCACGCCAACAGCCTGCGCAGCCTGGGACAGGAGGACTGGAACCCGACGGCGGAGACGCTCGGCAAGCTGGAGACCTATCTGGCGCGCGGCGGCAGCGGGGTCATGGCATCGGCAGAAGAGATTATCAACGAGGCGCGCAACGGACGCATGTATATCCTGGTCGATGACGAGGATCGCGAGAATGAAGGCGACCTGATCATCCCGGCGCAGATGGCCACGCCCGATGCGATCAACTTCATGGCCAAATATGGCCGCGGCCTGATCTGTCTGGCGATGACCCGCGACCGGGTCGAGGAACTGGGTCTCGACATGATGAGCCAGAACAACCGCGGCGCCTATGAAACCGCCTTCACAATCTCGATCGAGGCGCGCGACGGCGTCACCACCGGGATCAGCGCCGCCGACCGGGCGCGCACCGTGGCGGTGGCGATCGACCGGACCAAGGGCAAGGAAGAGATTGTCACCCCCGGCCATGTCTTTCCGCTGCAGGCGCGCAACGGCGGCGTGCTGGTCCGCGCCGGCCATACCGAAGCGGCGGTCGATGTCTCGCGGCTGGCCGGCCTCAACCCGTCCGGCGTGATCTGCGAGATCATGAAGGATGACGGCGAAATGGCACGACTCGACGACCTGATCGAATTTGCCCAGCATCACGGCATGAAAATCGGCACGATCCGCGACCTGATCGCCTATCGCCTGCGCCACGATCATCTGACCGAACGGCGCGCAGAGGCCCGCTTCACCAGCCGTTGGGGTGGCGAATGGAATGCTATCACCTATTATAACATGGCGACCGAAAGCGAGCAGATCGTGTTGCAGAAGGGCCATGTCGACCCCGACCAGCCAACGCTGGTACGGATGCACGCAACCACCATGTTTCCCGACATGTTCGCCCAGGACACCGGTCGGCCCAGCATGATCGAGGAATCGATGAAAATCATCGGCAAGGAAGGAGCCGGCGTGATCGTCTTCATCAATCCGCGCCAGCCCGATTTCTTCTCGCAGCAGGTCCGCAGCCTGGCGGGAGTCAAGCCGCCGCCCATGGATCAGCAGCGCGACTATGGCGTTGGCGCACAGATCCTCAGCGAGCTAGGCGTCCATGATATGGAATTGCTGACCAACACCAGCCACGATCTGGTCGGTCTCGACGCTTATGGCTTGCGGATTGTCGGGCAGCGCGCCGTACCTGCCATCGACAGCGACACTGCAGACAAAGAGCTGGAGAACGCCTGA